One part of the Vitis riparia cultivar Riparia Gloire de Montpellier isolate 1030 chromosome 8, EGFV_Vit.rip_1.0, whole genome shotgun sequence genome encodes these proteins:
- the LOC117920402 gene encoding TBC1 domain family member 8B isoform X2: protein MPDTTLNLLNNSQLFRDAYGFALRPQHLQRYRECCEIYKEEEEERTHKWKQFLEQQKESSLVCAFVEEYNNTLLTEITREEAEYVPGRGGEGNVSSSKKSVSDGSTESDQQKEVLVEKETKAGKVRKWARIRLSLSAIESTMSLRIKERKNMKDEHIGRNHLPSIEEDFEEVLSFNSISDDSGNESLEASAAANGISPEPFFPWKEELVCLVRGGLPKSLRGEVWQAFVGARKRRMERYYQNLIASETNAGEGKDYGSSLSVNGSKQPNADHAIPEKWRRQIEKDLPRTFPGHPALDEVGRDSLRRLLLAYAQHNPSVGYCQAMNFFAGLLLLLMPEENAFWTLVGILDDYFDGYYSEEMIESQVDQLVFEELMRERFPKLVSHLDCLGVQVAWISGPWFLSIFVNIIPWESVLRVWDVLLFEGNRVMLFRTALALMELYGHALVTTKDAGDAITLLQSFAGSTFDSSQLVLTACMGYLAVTEARLQELRKKHRPAVLGVIEERSKEGRVWKDSKGLASKLYSFKHDPGSLIKETNTEGSGDNLTDGDQSPSANLDVFLKGLSVNSEGDSVPDLQEQVVWLKVELCRLLEEKRSATLRAEELETALMEMVMQDNRRQLSAKVEQLEKEVTGLRQLLTDKQEQEKVMLQVLMRVEQEQRVTEDARVSAEQDAAAQRYVVNVLQEKYEKATASLAQMEERVVMAETMLEATLQYQSGQVKALSSPRSAQANQDSAQNSSMRRISLLSRPFGLGWRDRNKQGKPTNVEESSESKSTHEEEVPNILHKETNGSQ from the exons ATGCCGGACACGACTTTGAACCTCCTCAACAATTCCCAACTCTTCAG GGACGCCTATGGATTTGCATTGAGACCTCAACACCTTCAAAGATATAGAGAGTGCTGTGAAATATACAAG gaggaggaagaggagagGACACATAAATGGAAGCAATTCCTTGAACAGCAAAAGGAGTCTTCTCTAGTTTGTGCTTTTGTGGAGGAATATAACAACACTTTGCTTACTGAAATTACACGGGAGGAAGCAGAGTATGTTCCAGGGAGGGGTGGGGAAGGGAATGTGTCAAGTAGCAAGAAGTCTGTTTCTGATGGTTCAACAGAAAGTGACCAACAAAAGGAGGTGTTGgtggaaaaagaaacaaaagctGGTAAGGTCCGAAAATGGGCTCGGATTCGATTGTCCCTTAGTGCCATCGAGAGTACAATGAGTTTACGCATTAAGGAGAGAAAGAATATGAAAGATGAGCATATAGGTCGAAATCATCTTCCATCCATTGAAGAGGACTTTGAGGAAGTGCTCTCTTTTAATTCGATATCAGATGACAGTGGGAATGAATCCTTGGAAGCAAGTGCTGCTGCTAATGGGATCTCACCAGAACCTTTCTTTCCTTGGAAAGAAGAACTAGTGTGCCTTGTTCGTGGGGGACTGCCAAAGTCTCTCAGGGGAGAG GTATGGCAAGCATTTGTTGGTGCAAGAAAACGCCGTATGGAGAGATATTACCAGAATTTGATAGCTTCAGAAACTAATGCTGGTGAGGGCAAGGATTATGGTAGCTCTTTATCAGTCAATGGCAGTAAGCAGCCCAATGCAGATCATGCCATACCTGAGAAATGGAGAAGGCAGATTGAGAAG GATTTGCCTCGAACATTCCCAGGCCATCCTGCTCTAGACGAGGTTGGTAGAGATTCCTTAAGGCGTTTGCTTTTAGCGTATGCTCAACATAACCCCTCTGTCGGGTATTGTCAG GCAATGAATTTCTTTGCTGGATTGTTGCTACTTCTGATGCCTGAGGAAAATGCATTTTG GACTTTGGTGGGTATTCTTGATGATTATTTTGATGGCTACTATTCAGAGGAAATGATAGAATCTCAG GTTGACCAACTTGTTTTTGAGGAGTTGATGCGTGAAAGATTTCCTAAATTAG TTAGTCATCTGGATTGCTTAGGAGTGCAGGTGGCCTGGATCTCTGGACCTTggtttctttccatttttgtgAATATTATTCCATGGGAAAGTG TTCTTCGAGTTTGGGATGTGCTTCTATTTGAAGGAAACCGTGTTATGCTATTTCGGACAGCACTTGCTTTGATGGAGTTATACG GTCATGCACTAGTTACAACGAAGGATGCTGGAGATGCAATCACTTTGTTGCAATCTTTTGCCGGCTCAACGTTTGATAGTAGTCAGCTTGTTTTGACTGCTTGCATGGGCTACCTGGCTGTAACTGAAGCTAGACTGCAAGAGTTGAGGAAAAAGCATCGACCAGCTGTACTGGGAGTCATTGAAGAAAGATCAAAGGAGGGCCGTGTTTGGAAGGATTCCAAGGGTCTTGCATCTAAGCTATATAGTTTCAAGCATGATCCTGGATCAttgataaaagaaacaaatacagAAGGGTCAGGTGATAATCTTACAGATGGGGATCAGTCTCCTTCCGCTAATCTGGATGTCTTTCTTAAAGGCTTATCTGTCAATTCAGAAGGAGATTCCGTTCCAGACCTTCAAGAACAG GTGGTTTGGCTGAAGGTTGAATTATGCAGGCTGCTGGAGGAGAAAAGATCTGCTACACTCAG AGCTGAGGAGCTAGAGACAGCTTTAATGGAGATGGTCATGCAAGACAATCGACGGCAATTGAGTGCAAAG GTTGAGCAGTTGGAGAAAGAGGTAACTGGCCTACGACAACTCCTTACTGATAAGCAAGAACAAGAAAAAGTGATGCTGCAG GTCTTAATGCGGGTGGAACAAGAACAGAGGGTCACTGAAGATGCTCGTGTTTCTGCTGAGCAAGATGCAGCTGCTCAGAGATATGTAGTTAACGTGCTTCAG gaaaaatatgaaaaggcTACAGCTTCTCTTGCTCAGATGGAAGAGAGGGTGGTTATGGCAGAAACAATGTTAGAGGCTACCTTGCAGTACCAATCTGGTCAAGTTAAAGCACTATCATCTCCACG CTCTGCGCAGGCTAATCAAGACTCTGCACAAAATTCATCTATGAGAAGGATAAGTCTGCTCTCTAGGCCATTTGGACTTGGTTGGCGGGATAGGAACAAG CAGGGGAAACCTACTAATGTTGAGGAGTCCAGTGAAAGTAAATCCACCCATGAAGAGGAGGTTCCAAACATTTTGCATAAAGAGACTAATGGCAGCCAATAG
- the LOC117920402 gene encoding TBC1 domain family member 8B isoform X1 — MLLSLLSRRSLEVDSRDAYGFALRPQHLQRYRECCEIYKEEEEERTHKWKQFLEQQKESSLVCAFVEEYNNTLLTEITREEAEYVPGRGGEGNVSSSKKSVSDGSTESDQQKEVLVEKETKAGKVRKWARIRLSLSAIESTMSLRIKERKNMKDEHIGRNHLPSIEEDFEEVLSFNSISDDSGNESLEASAAANGISPEPFFPWKEELVCLVRGGLPKSLRGEVWQAFVGARKRRMERYYQNLIASETNAGEGKDYGSSLSVNGSKQPNADHAIPEKWRRQIEKDLPRTFPGHPALDEVGRDSLRRLLLAYAQHNPSVGYCQAMNFFAGLLLLLMPEENAFWTLVGILDDYFDGYYSEEMIESQVDQLVFEELMRERFPKLVSHLDCLGVQVAWISGPWFLSIFVNIIPWESVLRVWDVLLFEGNRVMLFRTALALMELYGHALVTTKDAGDAITLLQSFAGSTFDSSQLVLTACMGYLAVTEARLQELRKKHRPAVLGVIEERSKEGRVWKDSKGLASKLYSFKHDPGSLIKETNTEGSGDNLTDGDQSPSANLDVFLKGLSVNSEGDSVPDLQEQVVWLKVELCRLLEEKRSATLRAEELETALMEMVMQDNRRQLSAKVEQLEKEVTGLRQLLTDKQEQEKVMLQVLMRVEQEQRVTEDARVSAEQDAAAQRYVVNVLQEKYEKATASLAQMEERVVMAETMLEATLQYQSGQVKALSSPRSAQANQDSAQNSSMRRISLLSRPFGLGWRDRNKQGKPTNVEESSESKSTHEEEVPNILHKETNGSQ, encoded by the exons ATGTTGTTGTCTCTGTTGAGTAGGCGGTCGTTGGAGGTTGATTCCAG GGACGCCTATGGATTTGCATTGAGACCTCAACACCTTCAAAGATATAGAGAGTGCTGTGAAATATACAAG gaggaggaagaggagagGACACATAAATGGAAGCAATTCCTTGAACAGCAAAAGGAGTCTTCTCTAGTTTGTGCTTTTGTGGAGGAATATAACAACACTTTGCTTACTGAAATTACACGGGAGGAAGCAGAGTATGTTCCAGGGAGGGGTGGGGAAGGGAATGTGTCAAGTAGCAAGAAGTCTGTTTCTGATGGTTCAACAGAAAGTGACCAACAAAAGGAGGTGTTGgtggaaaaagaaacaaaagctGGTAAGGTCCGAAAATGGGCTCGGATTCGATTGTCCCTTAGTGCCATCGAGAGTACAATGAGTTTACGCATTAAGGAGAGAAAGAATATGAAAGATGAGCATATAGGTCGAAATCATCTTCCATCCATTGAAGAGGACTTTGAGGAAGTGCTCTCTTTTAATTCGATATCAGATGACAGTGGGAATGAATCCTTGGAAGCAAGTGCTGCTGCTAATGGGATCTCACCAGAACCTTTCTTTCCTTGGAAAGAAGAACTAGTGTGCCTTGTTCGTGGGGGACTGCCAAAGTCTCTCAGGGGAGAG GTATGGCAAGCATTTGTTGGTGCAAGAAAACGCCGTATGGAGAGATATTACCAGAATTTGATAGCTTCAGAAACTAATGCTGGTGAGGGCAAGGATTATGGTAGCTCTTTATCAGTCAATGGCAGTAAGCAGCCCAATGCAGATCATGCCATACCTGAGAAATGGAGAAGGCAGATTGAGAAG GATTTGCCTCGAACATTCCCAGGCCATCCTGCTCTAGACGAGGTTGGTAGAGATTCCTTAAGGCGTTTGCTTTTAGCGTATGCTCAACATAACCCCTCTGTCGGGTATTGTCAG GCAATGAATTTCTTTGCTGGATTGTTGCTACTTCTGATGCCTGAGGAAAATGCATTTTG GACTTTGGTGGGTATTCTTGATGATTATTTTGATGGCTACTATTCAGAGGAAATGATAGAATCTCAG GTTGACCAACTTGTTTTTGAGGAGTTGATGCGTGAAAGATTTCCTAAATTAG TTAGTCATCTGGATTGCTTAGGAGTGCAGGTGGCCTGGATCTCTGGACCTTggtttctttccatttttgtgAATATTATTCCATGGGAAAGTG TTCTTCGAGTTTGGGATGTGCTTCTATTTGAAGGAAACCGTGTTATGCTATTTCGGACAGCACTTGCTTTGATGGAGTTATACG GTCATGCACTAGTTACAACGAAGGATGCTGGAGATGCAATCACTTTGTTGCAATCTTTTGCCGGCTCAACGTTTGATAGTAGTCAGCTTGTTTTGACTGCTTGCATGGGCTACCTGGCTGTAACTGAAGCTAGACTGCAAGAGTTGAGGAAAAAGCATCGACCAGCTGTACTGGGAGTCATTGAAGAAAGATCAAAGGAGGGCCGTGTTTGGAAGGATTCCAAGGGTCTTGCATCTAAGCTATATAGTTTCAAGCATGATCCTGGATCAttgataaaagaaacaaatacagAAGGGTCAGGTGATAATCTTACAGATGGGGATCAGTCTCCTTCCGCTAATCTGGATGTCTTTCTTAAAGGCTTATCTGTCAATTCAGAAGGAGATTCCGTTCCAGACCTTCAAGAACAG GTGGTTTGGCTGAAGGTTGAATTATGCAGGCTGCTGGAGGAGAAAAGATCTGCTACACTCAG AGCTGAGGAGCTAGAGACAGCTTTAATGGAGATGGTCATGCAAGACAATCGACGGCAATTGAGTGCAAAG GTTGAGCAGTTGGAGAAAGAGGTAACTGGCCTACGACAACTCCTTACTGATAAGCAAGAACAAGAAAAAGTGATGCTGCAG GTCTTAATGCGGGTGGAACAAGAACAGAGGGTCACTGAAGATGCTCGTGTTTCTGCTGAGCAAGATGCAGCTGCTCAGAGATATGTAGTTAACGTGCTTCAG gaaaaatatgaaaaggcTACAGCTTCTCTTGCTCAGATGGAAGAGAGGGTGGTTATGGCAGAAACAATGTTAGAGGCTACCTTGCAGTACCAATCTGGTCAAGTTAAAGCACTATCATCTCCACG CTCTGCGCAGGCTAATCAAGACTCTGCACAAAATTCATCTATGAGAAGGATAAGTCTGCTCTCTAGGCCATTTGGACTTGGTTGGCGGGATAGGAACAAG CAGGGGAAACCTACTAATGTTGAGGAGTCCAGTGAAAGTAAATCCACCCATGAAGAGGAGGTTCCAAACATTTTGCATAAAGAGACTAATGGCAGCCAATAG
- the LOC117920402 gene encoding TBC1 domain family member 2A isoform X4, which translates to MLLSLLSRRSLEVDSRDAYGFALRPQHLQRYRECCEIYKEEEEERTHKWKQFLEQQKESSLVCAFVEEYNNTLLTEITREEAEYVPGRGGEGNVSSSKKSVSDGSTESDQQKEVLVEKETKAGKVRKWARIRLSLSAIESTMSLRIKERKNMKDEHIGRNHLPSIEEDFEEVLSFNSISDDSGNESLEASAAANGISPEPFFPWKEELVCLVRGGLPKSLRGEVWQAFVGARKRRMERYYQNLIASETNAGEGKDYGSSLSVNGSKQPNADHAIPEKWRRQIEKDLPRTFPGHPALDEVGRDSLRRLLLAYAQHNPSVGYCQAMNFFAGLLLLLMPEENAFWTLVGILDDYFDGYYSEEMIESQVDQLVFEELMRERFPKLVSHLDCLGVQVAWISGPWFLSIFVNIIPWESVLRVWDVLLFEGNRVMLFRTALALMELYGHALVTTKDAGDAITLLQSFAGSTFDSSQLVLTACMGYLAVTEARLQELRKKHRPAVLGVIEERSKEGRVWKDSKGLASKLYSFKHDPGSLIKETNTEGSGDNLTDGDQSPSANLDVFLKGLSVNSEGDSVPDLQEQVVWLKVELCRLLEEKRSATLRAEELETALMEMVMQDNRRQLSAKVEQLEKEVTGLRQLLTDKQEQEKVMLQVLMRVEQEQRVTEDARVSAEQDAAAQRYVVNVLQEKYEKATASLAQMEERVVMAETMLEATLQYQSGQVKALSSPRSAQANQDSAQNSSMRRISLLSRPFGLGWRDRNKLDVAGETY; encoded by the exons ATGTTGTTGTCTCTGTTGAGTAGGCGGTCGTTGGAGGTTGATTCCAG GGACGCCTATGGATTTGCATTGAGACCTCAACACCTTCAAAGATATAGAGAGTGCTGTGAAATATACAAG gaggaggaagaggagagGACACATAAATGGAAGCAATTCCTTGAACAGCAAAAGGAGTCTTCTCTAGTTTGTGCTTTTGTGGAGGAATATAACAACACTTTGCTTACTGAAATTACACGGGAGGAAGCAGAGTATGTTCCAGGGAGGGGTGGGGAAGGGAATGTGTCAAGTAGCAAGAAGTCTGTTTCTGATGGTTCAACAGAAAGTGACCAACAAAAGGAGGTGTTGgtggaaaaagaaacaaaagctGGTAAGGTCCGAAAATGGGCTCGGATTCGATTGTCCCTTAGTGCCATCGAGAGTACAATGAGTTTACGCATTAAGGAGAGAAAGAATATGAAAGATGAGCATATAGGTCGAAATCATCTTCCATCCATTGAAGAGGACTTTGAGGAAGTGCTCTCTTTTAATTCGATATCAGATGACAGTGGGAATGAATCCTTGGAAGCAAGTGCTGCTGCTAATGGGATCTCACCAGAACCTTTCTTTCCTTGGAAAGAAGAACTAGTGTGCCTTGTTCGTGGGGGACTGCCAAAGTCTCTCAGGGGAGAG GTATGGCAAGCATTTGTTGGTGCAAGAAAACGCCGTATGGAGAGATATTACCAGAATTTGATAGCTTCAGAAACTAATGCTGGTGAGGGCAAGGATTATGGTAGCTCTTTATCAGTCAATGGCAGTAAGCAGCCCAATGCAGATCATGCCATACCTGAGAAATGGAGAAGGCAGATTGAGAAG GATTTGCCTCGAACATTCCCAGGCCATCCTGCTCTAGACGAGGTTGGTAGAGATTCCTTAAGGCGTTTGCTTTTAGCGTATGCTCAACATAACCCCTCTGTCGGGTATTGTCAG GCAATGAATTTCTTTGCTGGATTGTTGCTACTTCTGATGCCTGAGGAAAATGCATTTTG GACTTTGGTGGGTATTCTTGATGATTATTTTGATGGCTACTATTCAGAGGAAATGATAGAATCTCAG GTTGACCAACTTGTTTTTGAGGAGTTGATGCGTGAAAGATTTCCTAAATTAG TTAGTCATCTGGATTGCTTAGGAGTGCAGGTGGCCTGGATCTCTGGACCTTggtttctttccatttttgtgAATATTATTCCATGGGAAAGTG TTCTTCGAGTTTGGGATGTGCTTCTATTTGAAGGAAACCGTGTTATGCTATTTCGGACAGCACTTGCTTTGATGGAGTTATACG GTCATGCACTAGTTACAACGAAGGATGCTGGAGATGCAATCACTTTGTTGCAATCTTTTGCCGGCTCAACGTTTGATAGTAGTCAGCTTGTTTTGACTGCTTGCATGGGCTACCTGGCTGTAACTGAAGCTAGACTGCAAGAGTTGAGGAAAAAGCATCGACCAGCTGTACTGGGAGTCATTGAAGAAAGATCAAAGGAGGGCCGTGTTTGGAAGGATTCCAAGGGTCTTGCATCTAAGCTATATAGTTTCAAGCATGATCCTGGATCAttgataaaagaaacaaatacagAAGGGTCAGGTGATAATCTTACAGATGGGGATCAGTCTCCTTCCGCTAATCTGGATGTCTTTCTTAAAGGCTTATCTGTCAATTCAGAAGGAGATTCCGTTCCAGACCTTCAAGAACAG GTGGTTTGGCTGAAGGTTGAATTATGCAGGCTGCTGGAGGAGAAAAGATCTGCTACACTCAG AGCTGAGGAGCTAGAGACAGCTTTAATGGAGATGGTCATGCAAGACAATCGACGGCAATTGAGTGCAAAG GTTGAGCAGTTGGAGAAAGAGGTAACTGGCCTACGACAACTCCTTACTGATAAGCAAGAACAAGAAAAAGTGATGCTGCAG GTCTTAATGCGGGTGGAACAAGAACAGAGGGTCACTGAAGATGCTCGTGTTTCTGCTGAGCAAGATGCAGCTGCTCAGAGATATGTAGTTAACGTGCTTCAG gaaaaatatgaaaaggcTACAGCTTCTCTTGCTCAGATGGAAGAGAGGGTGGTTATGGCAGAAACAATGTTAGAGGCTACCTTGCAGTACCAATCTGGTCAAGTTAAAGCACTATCATCTCCACG CTCTGCGCAGGCTAATCAAGACTCTGCACAAAATTCATCTATGAGAAGGATAAGTCTGCTCTCTAGGCCATTTGGACTTGGTTGGCGGGATAGGAACAAG TTGGATGTAGCAGGGGAAACCTACTAA
- the LOC117920402 gene encoding TBC1 domain family member 8B isoform X3: protein MLLSLLSRRSLEVDSRDAYGFALRPQHLQRYRECCEIYKEEEEERTHKWKQFLEQQKESSLVCAFVEEYNNTLLTEITREEAEYVPGRGGEGNVSSSKKSVSDGSTESDQQKEVLVEKETKAGKVRKWARIRLSLSAIESTMSLRIKERKNMKDEHIGRNHLPSIEEDFEEVLSFNSISDDSGNESLEASAAANGISPEPFFPWKEELVCLVRGGLPKSLRGEVWQAFVGARKRRMERYYQNLIASETNAGEGKDYGSSLSVNGSKQPNADHAIPEKWRRQIEKDLPRTFPGHPALDEVGRDSLRRLLLAYAQHNPSVGYCQAMNFFAGLLLLLMPEENAFWTLVGILDDYFDGYYSEEMIESQVDQLVFEELMRERFPKLVSHLDCLGVQVAWISGPWFLSIFVNIIPWESVLRVWDVLLFEGNRVMLFRTALALMELYGHALVTTKDAGDAITLLQSFAGSTFDSSQLVLTACMGYLAVTEARLQELRKKHRPAVLGVIEERSKEGRVWKDSKGLASKLYSFKHDPGSLIKETNTEGSGDNLTDGDQSPSANLDVFLKGLSVNSEGDSVPDLQEQVVWLKVELCRLLEEKRSATLRAEELETALMEMVMQDNRRQLSAKVEQLEKEVTGLRQLLTDKQEQEKVMLQVLMRVEQEQRVTEDARVSAEQDAAAQRYVVNVLQEKYEKATASLAQMEERVVMAETMLEATLQYQSGQVKALSSPRSAQANQDSAQNSSMRRISLLSRPFGLGWRDRNKGKPTNVEESSESKSTHEEEVPNILHKETNGSQ, encoded by the exons ATGTTGTTGTCTCTGTTGAGTAGGCGGTCGTTGGAGGTTGATTCCAG GGACGCCTATGGATTTGCATTGAGACCTCAACACCTTCAAAGATATAGAGAGTGCTGTGAAATATACAAG gaggaggaagaggagagGACACATAAATGGAAGCAATTCCTTGAACAGCAAAAGGAGTCTTCTCTAGTTTGTGCTTTTGTGGAGGAATATAACAACACTTTGCTTACTGAAATTACACGGGAGGAAGCAGAGTATGTTCCAGGGAGGGGTGGGGAAGGGAATGTGTCAAGTAGCAAGAAGTCTGTTTCTGATGGTTCAACAGAAAGTGACCAACAAAAGGAGGTGTTGgtggaaaaagaaacaaaagctGGTAAGGTCCGAAAATGGGCTCGGATTCGATTGTCCCTTAGTGCCATCGAGAGTACAATGAGTTTACGCATTAAGGAGAGAAAGAATATGAAAGATGAGCATATAGGTCGAAATCATCTTCCATCCATTGAAGAGGACTTTGAGGAAGTGCTCTCTTTTAATTCGATATCAGATGACAGTGGGAATGAATCCTTGGAAGCAAGTGCTGCTGCTAATGGGATCTCACCAGAACCTTTCTTTCCTTGGAAAGAAGAACTAGTGTGCCTTGTTCGTGGGGGACTGCCAAAGTCTCTCAGGGGAGAG GTATGGCAAGCATTTGTTGGTGCAAGAAAACGCCGTATGGAGAGATATTACCAGAATTTGATAGCTTCAGAAACTAATGCTGGTGAGGGCAAGGATTATGGTAGCTCTTTATCAGTCAATGGCAGTAAGCAGCCCAATGCAGATCATGCCATACCTGAGAAATGGAGAAGGCAGATTGAGAAG GATTTGCCTCGAACATTCCCAGGCCATCCTGCTCTAGACGAGGTTGGTAGAGATTCCTTAAGGCGTTTGCTTTTAGCGTATGCTCAACATAACCCCTCTGTCGGGTATTGTCAG GCAATGAATTTCTTTGCTGGATTGTTGCTACTTCTGATGCCTGAGGAAAATGCATTTTG GACTTTGGTGGGTATTCTTGATGATTATTTTGATGGCTACTATTCAGAGGAAATGATAGAATCTCAG GTTGACCAACTTGTTTTTGAGGAGTTGATGCGTGAAAGATTTCCTAAATTAG TTAGTCATCTGGATTGCTTAGGAGTGCAGGTGGCCTGGATCTCTGGACCTTggtttctttccatttttgtgAATATTATTCCATGGGAAAGTG TTCTTCGAGTTTGGGATGTGCTTCTATTTGAAGGAAACCGTGTTATGCTATTTCGGACAGCACTTGCTTTGATGGAGTTATACG GTCATGCACTAGTTACAACGAAGGATGCTGGAGATGCAATCACTTTGTTGCAATCTTTTGCCGGCTCAACGTTTGATAGTAGTCAGCTTGTTTTGACTGCTTGCATGGGCTACCTGGCTGTAACTGAAGCTAGACTGCAAGAGTTGAGGAAAAAGCATCGACCAGCTGTACTGGGAGTCATTGAAGAAAGATCAAAGGAGGGCCGTGTTTGGAAGGATTCCAAGGGTCTTGCATCTAAGCTATATAGTTTCAAGCATGATCCTGGATCAttgataaaagaaacaaatacagAAGGGTCAGGTGATAATCTTACAGATGGGGATCAGTCTCCTTCCGCTAATCTGGATGTCTTTCTTAAAGGCTTATCTGTCAATTCAGAAGGAGATTCCGTTCCAGACCTTCAAGAACAG GTGGTTTGGCTGAAGGTTGAATTATGCAGGCTGCTGGAGGAGAAAAGATCTGCTACACTCAG AGCTGAGGAGCTAGAGACAGCTTTAATGGAGATGGTCATGCAAGACAATCGACGGCAATTGAGTGCAAAG GTTGAGCAGTTGGAGAAAGAGGTAACTGGCCTACGACAACTCCTTACTGATAAGCAAGAACAAGAAAAAGTGATGCTGCAG GTCTTAATGCGGGTGGAACAAGAACAGAGGGTCACTGAAGATGCTCGTGTTTCTGCTGAGCAAGATGCAGCTGCTCAGAGATATGTAGTTAACGTGCTTCAG gaaaaatatgaaaaggcTACAGCTTCTCTTGCTCAGATGGAAGAGAGGGTGGTTATGGCAGAAACAATGTTAGAGGCTACCTTGCAGTACCAATCTGGTCAAGTTAAAGCACTATCATCTCCACG CTCTGCGCAGGCTAATCAAGACTCTGCACAAAATTCATCTATGAGAAGGATAAGTCTGCTCTCTAGGCCATTTGGACTTGGTTGGCGGGATAGGAACAAG GGGAAACCTACTAATGTTGAGGAGTCCAGTGAAAGTAAATCCACCCATGAAGAGGAGGTTCCAAACATTTTGCATAAAGAGACTAATGGCAGCCAATAG
- the LOC117920403 gene encoding probable serine/threonine-protein kinase PBL7: MGWFLCSGKSNQATKKKRKKPVDQIQVQTTSEKLKANPSFNVKEASKNGGPDHIAAQTFTFRELAAATKNFRGECLLGEGGFGRVYKGRIANTNQAVAIKQLDRNGLQGNREFLVEVLMLSLLHHPNLVNLIGYCADGDQRLLVYEYMPLGSLEDHLHDVSLGKKRLDWNTRMKIAAGAAKGLEYLHDKASPPVIYRDLKCSNILLGEDFHPKLSDFGLAKLGPVGDNTHVSTRVMGTYGYCAPEYAMTGQLTLKSDVYSFGVVLLEIITGRKAIDNSKAAGEHNLVAWARPLFKDRRKFLHMADPMLQGQYPLRGLYQALAVAAMCVQEQPNLRPLIVDVVTALTYLAAQTYDPDTQPVQSSRVAPSTPPRAKKDGDRKLPSSAGSQKDRTRRLN, from the exons AGAAATTGAAGGCAAATCCTTCCTTCAATGTGAAGGAAGCCTCAAAGAATGGAGGGCCTGACCACATTGCAGCACAGACATTCACATTCCGTGAATTGGCAGCTGCTACTAAAAATTTCAGGGGAGAATGTCTTTTGGGAGAGGGGGGTTTTGGTAGAGTATATAAAGGTCGTATTGCAAATACTAATCAG GCTGTAGCTATCAAGCAACTTGATCGTAATGGATTGCAAGGGAATCGGGAATTCCTAGTCGAAGTATTGATGTTGAGTCTGCTTCACCACCCTAACCTTGTTAATCTAATTGGCTATTGTGCTGATGGAGATCAAAGACTACTAGTCTATGAGTACATGCCACTGGGATCTCTTGAAGATCATCTACATG ATGTTTCACTTGGTAAGAAACGACTGGATTGGAATACAAGAATGAAAATAGCTGCTGGGGCAGCAAAAGGATTGGAGTATTTACATGACAAAGCCAGCCCCCCTGTTATATACCGTGATCTAAAATGCTCCAACATTTTGCTTGGTGAGGATTTTCATCCCAAGTTATCTGATTTTGGCTTGGCCAAACTTGGGCCTGTTGGAGATAATACCCATGTGTCTACAAGGGTTATGGGCACCTATGGATATTGTGCCCCAGAGTATGCAATGACAGGTCAACTGACTCTGAAATCagatgtttatagctttgggGTTGTTCTTTTGGAAATCATAACAGGCAGGAAAGCAATTGACAATTCAAAAGCTGCAGGAGAGCATAATCTGGTTGCTTGG GCAAGACCCCTGTTCAAAGATAGAAGGAAATTTTTACATATGGCAGATCCAATGCTACAAGGTCAGTATCCTTTAAGAGGGTTGTACCAAGCACTTGCAGTTGCTGCAATGTGTGTTCAGGAGCAACCTAATCTGCGCCCACTTATAGTTGATGTTGTCACCGCTTTGACTTATCTGGCCGCACAAACATATGACCCTGACACTCAGCCAGTCCAAAGCTCCAGAGTCGCCCCTTCTACTCCACCTAGAGCCAAAAAGGATGGTGATAGGAAGCTCCCAAGCAGTGCTGGATCGCAAAAAGATCGAACCCGAAGACTAAATTAA